From a single Drosophila sulfurigaster albostrigata strain 15112-1811.04 chromosome 3, ASM2355843v2, whole genome shotgun sequence genomic region:
- the LOC133846203 gene encoding uncharacterized protein LOC133846203 isoform X1: protein MDDPSIKKRLIDFGTDDHEYDEVQELPGESNNPLLQPTNASQSSSSTGDNPGTAEVGGTATAIVDTPPVLPPPKQKSVKNSKNKQKQKANKSKIPRSPSLASSLSSLASSFSGSHSNSNNNNSNNNNNNNNSVPPQTPPLPTSYQQQNKKKAKHMNGADNDGGASATPVAAPITSPALSSNPPDRKSNGSNNNNGNKAGSGDGVSVGDVNNLETTPCSSGNRRPTIQITPIPQVTTPTTPNPASPKNFQYLTLTVRKDENGYGMKVSGDNPVFVESVKPGGAAQIAGLVAGDMILKVNGQEVRLEKHPTVVSLIKASTIVELAVKRSHKMTRPTSVGIVPTTPILSGRDRTASITGPQPVDSIKRREMETYKIQTLQKMLEQEKLNLERLKGDTNNPSYKVSEANIRKLREQLRQVGAEDTPTIKYQAAAASDKNSELLMHNQILNLSASSVTPHHNQQHHLHNNNNTNNNNNHHLQHHHQHQASAPQSHQTQHSSPAFLSLLPRSLSSLSLGTRKNKIDKDFVSSPLNHTTDLLPHQRTADVINSMTQSLHQGLLQSVQRNSQQQLVYQQQQQRLKETLKPNSGSKSKNKFSISKSLIEEDIPPPLPQRNPTPRQLTLDFGNSSTMHLFAPISDLDRAGSPQRNSPQSKTLTDSPANVNNNNNGSSGSAKAKRSKVKTKALSDPKMTTQMFLQMETASGGGTTAGATTADMAGNSGSNIDGDCVPPPLPPRQPGMLSEESNRGSCQNLNSVRAQPNSLGTVYNYPLVSTCTAVQSDNMKAAFPLSQRPNIVKQLQQHQQQQQQQQQQQHQQQQQQQHAGTAALGQTPQLAQMKHRRVGSSPDNMHPRHPDRLVKTTSGSWEIVEKENEITPPGTPPPPYLTSSPMPVPEDPNENCAGGAGIFIESHHFTPMACATSPSQQNLHSSRIQAAQSTDTQKEIISMEDENSSDQEEPFIDENGPFNNLTRLLETENVVFLAVFLNYVLSNSEPAPLLFYLITELYKEGTSKDMRKWAYEIHSTFLVPRAPLSWYRQDESLAREVDNVLQSEFDKVEILRTVFLRSRKRAKDIISEQLREYQQKRTAGLGTIYGPTDDKLAEAKGDKQREQIVDKYLMPNLQGLIEEFEKDLPQEDARKLALCSALSTVIHRIFTTRSHPNSIVDRVHHFVSREKSFKSRLMGKTRKMVVRGHPLVLRQYYEVTHCNHCQTIIWGVSPQGYHCTDCKLNIHRPCSKVLDESCPGPLPQAKRHPHNDNKISKFMDKIRPRTSDFIANEKRARQDEDMDADLSNDRVHSSSIVRQPSDRRPDVNISLRSNGNASCNTSLLNSSDLHNSFPAVNNANADTPSASGGFSDLTTSAGSGTLANCLAGGIGLPATGDLTTQDSVESKDVRRESFHPQLKSAPVSVNRSESYKERLSNKRNRNSRRKTSDPSLSSRNIDDQPDVGLTNSNFTGSSNSSLSSNDGSDSASISMEQVAGGISGPTIGAQATSSSAHLHQHPHLIIQQNANLHSQQDSFQGSVGSSSSASNASFWNAGQPQLQRQWNFDSDDDDDLNEADWSSVVKVEMLATLTDAEKKRQEIINEIYQTERNHVRTLRLLDRLFFLPLYDSGLLSQEHLLLLFPPALLSLRELHGAFEQKIKQRRVEHNHVVQHMGDLLSEMFDGQSGEILCEHAAQFCARQQIALEGLKEKRHKDEQLQKLLRKSESHKACRRLELKDLLPTVLQRLTKYPLLFENLYKVTLRVLPENTTEAEAIQRALESSKKILVEVNKAVKTAEDAHKLQNIQRKLDKSSYDKEEFKKLDLTQHRLVHDGNLTMKKNPSILLHGLLFENMIVLLTKQDDKYLLKNLHTPMTVSNKPVSPIMSIDSETLVRQEAADKNSFFLIKTKTSQMLELRAPSSSECKTWFKHISEATAQQYKPRPKNTNSQDASVDDSIIATLPQSQHKESVDPAPDRSHPVSATATVTTTPLAPILPIAVVTPPISASSENGSSNLRRDSTQSDNSGYYNITAKRRLSQNDTGPSVSRTMSTRSCGEPNNNYPNAGQDLAPVVLRHTQSAREAGSGGNDTNANANEDRATTYGLVGGQSKRDSASIVCSNNSNNTRTLLMQSPLVDPTAIQISISPAHTAEPVLTPGEKLRRLDASIRDGLIEKQRIICDIFRLPVEHFNEIVDIAMLPEAPKDCADVALAAYDQVRILTKILNDYMHVSPEREISAVSTAVCDHCHEKDKSRRTANRSPPPLPPPNKQQAQGQHRTPQLKRIPKQKAADIEEIEVAIHEDDDGYCEIDELRLPAIPTKSPDVSTPLAPFKFAVVPPAENSSSNPETTTKRQSTISVDSIPEESADDLQKGLASETKLPEVDPVLEAPTNVEEKEVEAVAVDPKTSTKTTEKIVDSATAVSVDGGDQAADTADKSDHIEINDVYDTLAALNKAHTTLSMIDNSTQTAVPLPSTSGVEKAVVTASTASSSGTQCGLNRIQHASSLEPSVPCHALSGIVNVLNEQISLLLPKINERDVERERLRKENQHLRELLSAMHERQRVDALKETPTDILTILQAADAEFEDDIDAISNTSLTPTPTPLPTTASVSDSTLELQDLPAEMATEFLESMLSKENVDDELQLLAGSYKLPETLIVAVKKYKLDQEKEQKQDHEQINNRQKPFQ, encoded by the exons ATGGATGACCCATCAATCAAAAAGCG attgattgattttggTACCGATGACCATGAGTACGATGAAGTTCAGGAGCTACCAGGGGAATCAAACAATCCGTTATTGCAGCCAACAAACGCGTCACAAAGTAGCAGCAGCACTGGTGACAACCCTGGCACAGCCGAAGTTGGCGGCACAGCGACAGCTATTGTGGATACGCCGCCAGTGTTGCCACCACCAAAGCAGAAATCTGTAAAGAATTcaaagaacaaacaaaagcaaaaagccaataaatcaaaaataccaCGATCCCCGTCCTTGGCCAGTAGTTTGAGCTCCTTGGCCAGCAGCTTCAGTGGCAGccatagcaatagcaacaacaataacagcaacaacaataacaacaacaacaatagcgtCCCACCGCAGACGCCGCCGTTGCCAACCAGTTACCAGCAGCAGAATAAAAAGAAGGCGAAACATATGAATGGTGCGGATAATGATGGCGGTGCAAGTGCTACTCCGGTGGCCGCACCCATCACCAGCCCCGCATTGTCCAGCAATCCCCCGGATCGCAAGAGCAAcggcagcaataacaacaatggcaataaAGCGGGATCTGGTGATGGCGTTAGCGTTGGCGATGTCAACAATCTGGAGACGACGCCATGCTCATCGGGTAACCGGCGACCCACGATACAGATAACTCCCATTCCCCAAGTGACGACTCCAACCACTCCAAATCCAGCATCACCAAAAAACTTTCAGTATTTAACATTAACTGTGCGCAAGGATGAGAATGGCTACGGCATGAAG GTCTCCGGCGACAATCCGGTTTTTGTGGAAAGTGTTAAGCCCGGTGGAGCAGCTCAAATAGCTGGCTTGGTTGCCGGCGATATGATTTTAAAG GTTAATGGACAAGAAGTGCGGCTGGAGAAACATCCAACTGTGGTCAGTTTGATCAAAG CTTCCACAATTGTTGAACTGGCTGTTAAACGAAGTCATAAGATGACACGACCAACCTCTGTCGGCATTGTTCCCACCACTCCGATACTCTCTGGACGTGATCGCACCGCCTCAATTACTGGCCCACAGCCCGTCGAC AGCATAAAGCGTCGGGAAATGGAGACGTATAAGATCCAAACTCTACAGAAGATGTTAGAGCAGGAGAAACTGAATCTCGAGCGTCTTAAAGGCGATACAAATAACCCCAGCTATAAAGTGTCGGAGGCAAACATTCGGAAGTTGCGCGAGCAATTGCGCCAGGTGGGGGCTGAG gATACACcaacaataaaatatcaagcagctgctgcaagcGACAAAAATTCCGAATTACTAATGCACAATCAAATTCTAAATTTGTCTGCGTCCTCCGTTACACCTCATCACAATCAGCAACATCACcttcacaacaacaacaacacgaacaacaacaacaatcatcaCCTCcaacaccaccaccaacaccaGGCTAGCGCACCACAGTCACACCAAACACAACATTCATCACCTGCATTCCTATCGCTATTGCCACGTTCGCTTTCGTCACTTTCGCTGGGAACGCGAAAGAATAAGATCGATAAAGACTTCGTATCATCGCCATTAAACCACACAACGGACCTGTTGCCCCATCAACGAACCGCGGATGTCATCAATTCAATGACCCAGTCTCTGCATCAAGGATTGCTCCAGAGTGTCCAGCGAAATTCGCAGCAACAACTCGTgtatcagcagcaacagcagcgcctGAAGGAGACATTGAAACCGAACTCGGGATCGAAGAGTAAAAATAAGTTTTCCATCTCAAAGAGTTTGATCGAAGAGGACATACCGCCACCGTTGCCACAAAGGAATCCGACACCGCGTCAGTTAACCTTGGATTTTGGCAATAGCAGCACTATGCATTTGTTTGCTCCCATCTCCGATCTGGATCGAGCTGGCAGTCCGCAACGCAATTCGCCGCAATCAAAGACATTAACTGACAGTCCTGCCAAtgtcaataacaataataatggcaGCAGTGGCAGTGCCAAAGCGAAACGTTCCAAAGTCAAGACAAAAGCTCTATCCGATCCCAAAATGACGACACAAATGTTTTTGCAAATGGAAACGGCGAGTGGTGGCGGCACAACAGCTGGTGCTACAACTGCAGATATGGCTGGCAATAGTGGTAGCAATATCGATGGGGATTGTGTGCCACCGCCATTACCACCGCGTCAGCCGGGCATGTTGTCCGAGGAGAGTAATCGCGGAAGCTGCCAGAATCTCAACAGCGTTCGAGCGCAACCAAATTCCCTAGGTACCGTATACAATTATCCACTTGTTTCCACCTGCACTGCGGTGCAAAGCGACAATATGAAGGCAGCTTTTCCACTGTCGCAGCGACCAAATATAGTcaagcagttgcagcagcaccaacagcagcagcaacaacaacaacaacagcaacatcagcagcagcagcaacaacaacacgccGGCACTGCA GCCTTAGGTCAAACCCCGCAGCTAGCTCAAATGAAGCATAGACGCGTTGGTTCTTCCCCGGATAATATGCATCCCAGACATCCAG ATCGTTTGGTGAAAACCACTTCCGGCTCTTGGGAGATTGTCGAGAAGGAGAATGAGATAACGCCACCGGGAACTCCGCCGCCGCCTTACTTAACCAGCTCCCCTATGCCCGTACCTGAAGATCCGAACGAGAATTGCGCTGGCGGTGCGGGCATTTTTATAGAATCACATCACTTTACGCCAATGGCTTGTGCTACGTCGCCATCGCAACAGAATCTACATTCCAGCCGCATTCAAGCGGCTCAATCGACAGACACACAAAAGGAGATTATTTCCATGGAGGACGAAAACTCTTCCGACCAGGAGGAACCATTCATTGACGAAAACGGACCGTTCAATAACTTGACGCGTCTGCTTGAAACCGAAAACGTTGTTTTCCTTGCGGTCTTCCTCAACTATGTGCTTTCCAATTCAGAACCAGCTCCACTTCTCTTCTACTTAATAACTGAACTGTATAAAGAGGGTACGTCCAAGGATATGCGCAAGTGGGCCTATGAGATACACTCCACATTCCTTGTACCACGTGCACCGCTGTCCTGGTATCGCCAAGACGAGTCATTGGCAAGAGAGGTCGATAACGTACTACAGTCGGAGTTCGATAAAGTGGAAATATTGCGTACAGTCTTCCTGCGTAGTCGCAAGCGTGCCAAGGATATAATCAGTGAGCAGCTAAGAGAATATCAACAGAAACGAACTGCCGGACTAGGCACCATTTATGGTCCAACCGACGACAAGTTAGCCGAAGCAAAGGGTGACAAGCAGCGTGAGCAAATCGTTGACAAATATCTGATGCCCAATCTGCAAGGATTGAT tGAAGAGTTTGAAAAGGATTTGCCTCAGGAAGATGCTCGAAAACTTGCCCTATGCTCGGCACTTTCAACGGTCATACATCGCATATTTACCACACGTTCGCACCCAAATAGCATTGTGGATCGTGTTCATCATTTTGTCAGTCGTGAAAAGAGTTTCAAATCTCGTCTAATGGGCAAAACTCGAAAG ATGGTTGTACGGGGTCATCCGCTAGTATTACGTCAATACTACGAAGTGACGCATTGTAATCATTGTCAAACGATTATATGGGGCGTAAGCCCGCAAGGTTATCATTGCACAG ACTGTAAATTAAACATTCACCGTCCATGCTCGAAAGTTTTAGACGAAAGCTGCCCTGGGCCACTTCCCCAAGCAAAACGACACCCGCataacgacaacaaaatcAGTAAATTCATGGATAAAATAAGACCTCGTACCAGCGATTTTATAGCAA ATGAAAAACGTGCTCGACAGGATGAGGATATGGATGCAGATTTAAGCAATG atCGTGTGCATTCATCGTCGATTGTTCGCCAACCATCGGACCGCAGGCCGGACGTGAACATATCATTGCGATCGAACGGCAATGCATCCTGTAACACATCTCTGCTCAATAGCAGCGACCTGCACAATTCATTTCCCGCCGTAAACAATGCCAATGCGGATACTCCTAGCGCCAGCGGTGGCTTCTCCGATCTTACAACAAGTGCGGGATCAGGAACTTTAGCTAATTGCCTAGCAGGTGGAATTGGTTTGCCGGCGACTGGGGATTTGACTACACAGGATTCAGTGGAAAGCAAGGATGTCCGCAGGGAAAG CTTTCATCCTCAGCTCAAAAGCGCACCTGTTTCTGTTAATCGCTCGGAATCGTACAAGGAGCGCTTGTCGAACAAGCGAAATCGCAATAGTCGTCGTAAAACCTCAGATCCAAGTTTATCATCGCGCAACAT CGATGATCAACCGGATGTGGGCCTCACGAACTCCAATTTTACGGGAAGCTCCAACTCAAGTCTCTCTTCGAACGATGGATCTGATAGTGCCAGCATATCGATGGAACAGGTTGCTGGAGGTATTTCAGGACCAACAATTGGTGCTCAAGCCACATCCAGTTCCGCACATCTCCACCAGCACCCTCATCTGATAATACAACAGAACGCGAATCTACACAGTCAACAAGACTCGTTCCAAGGCAGCGTAGGAAGCAGCAGTAGTGCCAGCAATGCCAGTTTCTGGAATGCTGgtcagcctcagcttcaacgaCAATGGAATTTTGATagcgacgatgatgatgatttaaATGAGGCCGACTGGAGTTCTGTAGTCAAAGTTGAGATGCTCGCAACTCTAACCGATGCTGAGAAGAAGCGTCAGGAAATTATCAATG AGATCTATCAAACGGAACGCAATCATGTTCGTACTCTCAGATTGCTGGATCGTTTGTTCTTCTTACCACTTTACGACAGTGGTCTGCTCTCTCAAGAACATTTGCTGCTATTGTTTCCACCCGCATTGCTATCGTTGCGTGAACTGCACGGTGCCTTCGAGCAAAAGATCAAGCAACGTCGGGTCGAACACAATCATGTGGTGCAGCATATGGGTGATCTATTGTCGGAAATGTTCGATGGACAATCTGGTGAGATTCTGTGCGAGCATGCGGCTCAGTTTTGTGCTCGTCAACAAATTGCGCTTGAGGGTCTCAAAGAAAAACGTCACAAGGATGAGCAATTGCAGAAATTGCTTAGGAAATCAGAGTCGCACAAGGCTTGTCGTCGCTTAGAGCTTAAGGATTTGCTACCTACGGTATTACAGCGACTAACCAAATATCCTCTGTTGTTTGAGAATCTGTACAAGGTAACACTTCGAGTGCTGCCTGAGAACACAACTGAAGCAGAGGCTATACAACGCGCTCTTGAGTCCTCTAAGAAAATTCTCGTCGAGGTTAATAAAGCGGTAAAGACAGCCGAGGACGCACACAA ACTGCAGAACATACAGCGAAAATTGGATAAGTCATCGTACGATAAGGAAGAATTCAAGAAACTTGATCTAACACAACATCGTCTTGTGCATGACGGAAATTTGACAATGAAAAAGAATCCTAGTATTCTGCTTCATGGGTTGCtatttgaaaatatgattGTTTTGCTTACAAAGCAG GACGATAAGTATTTGCTAAAGAATCTTCATACGCCGATGACAGTCAGCAATAAGCCTGTGAGTCCCATCATGAGCATCGATTCGGAAACTTTAGTACGTCAGGAAGCTGCAGACAAGAACTCATTCTTTCTAATCAAGACAAAGACCTCACAAATGCTTGAACTGCGTGCGCCCAGCAGTTCCGAGTGTAAAAc ATGGTTTAAGCATATTTCTGAAGCTACAGCGCAACAGTACAAGCCTCGACCCAAGAACACCAACAGTCAGGATGCATCTGTCGATGATTCGATTATTGCCACATTGCCGCAATCACAGCACAAGGAGTCCGTGGATCCTGCACCCGATCGTTCTCATCCGGTCAGTGCCACAGCAACGGTCACAACAACTCCATTGGCTCCAATACTACCGATAGCTGTGGTAACGCCACCGATCTCGGCAAGCAGTGAGAATGGCTCGAGTAATCTGCGTCGCGATAGCACACAGAGTGATAACTCTGGCTATTACAATATAACAGCTAAGCGACGTCTTAGCCAAAACGATACTGGACCATCGGTTAGTCGAACGATGTCGACCCGCAGCTGCGGTGAACCCAACAACAATTATCCAAATGCTGGCCAGGACTTGGCTCCTGTTGTGTTGCGCCACACCCAATCGGCAAGGGAGGCTGGCAGCGGCGGCAATGACACGAACGCTAATGCGAATGAGGATCGTGCAACGACCTACGGTCTGGTTGGTGGCCAGTCGAAGCGTGACAGTGCAAGCATTGTTTGTTcgaataattcaaataatacaCGAACATTGCTAATGCAGTCACCGTTAGTTGATCCCACTGCAATTCAGATCAGCATTAGTCCAGCTCACACAGCTGAACCCGTGCTGACGCCGGGCGAGAAACTGCGTCGCTTGGACGCTTCCATTCGGGACGGATTGATAGAGAAACAGCGAATTATATGTGATATCTTCCGCTTGCCAGTTGAGCATTTCAATGAGATTGTCGATATTGCTATGTTGCCAGAAGCACCCAAAGACTGCGCTGATGTCGCTTTAGCTGCTTACGATCAAGTGCGGATACTGACCAAAATTTTGAATGATTACATGCATGTCTCGCCGGAACGTGAGATCTCAGCCGTGTCCACAGCGGTATGTGATCATTGCCATGAAAAGGACAAGTCCCGCAGGACTGCAAATAGATCTCCACCCCCGCTGCCACCGCcgaacaaacaacaagcacagGGTCAACACCGAACACCGCAGCTAAAACGGATTCCCAAGCAAAAAGCCGCTGACATCGAGGAAATCGAGGTGGCAATACATGAAGATGATGACGGATATTGTGAAATTGATGAGTTGCGCTTGCCTGCAATTCCAACAAAATCACCAGATGTCTCCACTCCACTTGCACCATTCAAGTTCGCAGTTGTTCCACCCGCTGAgaatagcagcagcaatccGGAGACGACGACAAAGCGACAGAGCACAATTAGTGTTGATAGCATTCCTGAAGAATCCGCTGATGACCTACAAAAGGGCTTGGCTAGCGAGACAAAGTTACCAGAGGTAGATCCCGTACTTGAGGCTCCCACAAATGTGGAAGAAAAGGAAGTTGAAGCCGTAGCTGTTGACCCAAAAACATCAACGAAGACAACAGAGAAGATCGTTGACTCTGCAActgctgtttctgttgatGGAGGAGATCAAGCTGCAGATACTGCAGACAAAAGCGATCACATTGAGATCAACGATGTGTATGATACTTTG GCGGCACTTAACAAAGCCCACACCACATTGTCCATGATCGACAACTCCACGCAGACAGCTGTGCCTTTGCCATCCACATCTGGTGTGGAAAAGGCAGTTGTTACAGCTTCCACTGCTTCGAGCAGTGGGACTCAGTGTGGACTCAACCGAATCCAGCATGCCAGCTCTTTGGAACCAAGCGTACCTTGTCATGCTCTTAGCGGCATTGTAAATGTTCTAAATGAACAAATTTCGCTGCTTTTG CCCAAAATCAATGAACGCGATGTGGAGCGAGAGCGATTGCGTAAAGAGAATCAACATCTACGTGAGCTTTTGAGTGCAATGCATGAACGTCAGCGAGTTGATGCACTTAAG GAAACTCCAACCGATATCCTGACTATTCTGCAAGCGGCTGATGCAGAATTCGAAGATGATATTGATGCCATTTCCAACACATCCCTAACACCGACACCCACGCCTTTACCTACAACAGCTTCTGTCAGCGACAGCACTCTGGAGTTACAGGATCTTCCAGCAGAAATGGCTACCGAATTTTTGGAATCGATGTTGAGCAAAGAAAATGTTGACgatgaattgcaattgctggcTGGCTCCTATAAGCTACCTGAAACACTAATAGTGGCCGTAAAGAAGTACAAGCTGGACCAGGAAAAGGAGCAGAAGCAGGATCATGAACAAATCAACAAC CGACAGAAGCCATTTCAATAA